The Catenuloplanes niger genome includes a window with the following:
- a CDS encoding 5'-methylthioadenosine/S-adenosylhomocysteine nucleosidase family protein — protein MIVILTALNLEYQAVRRHLTGLETQAHEAGTLFEVGRLPGGGRAALCLAGKGNQSAAVLTERAIARFTPSAVLFVGVAGGLYPSVRLGDVVVASKVYAYHGGTAEDDGMKARPRAWDIPHAADQLAQHLDRTGEWTRHLPPGADVPAVRFAPIAAGEVVQDSATSAHARWVRDHFNDALAIEMEGAGVVHAAFLNSALPGVVVRGISDRADGTKQHTDGQNWQPRAAANAAAFAIALADELARTAHDGRSRHTTRTGSTPMLGENHNHAGGNARVGVQAGVIHGGVHQSFGASAPADLAGRIDALRGQLRQARADERLDEETYRAAEAELAIAADTTAERGTMLVALKRLRGLVVDLSGVAASVAAVIALVQGMA, from the coding sequence ATGATCGTGATCCTGACCGCGCTGAACCTGGAGTACCAGGCGGTCCGCCGGCATCTCACCGGCCTGGAGACCCAGGCGCACGAGGCCGGCACGCTGTTCGAGGTGGGCCGCCTGCCCGGTGGCGGCCGCGCGGCGCTCTGCCTGGCCGGCAAGGGCAACCAGTCCGCCGCCGTGCTCACCGAGCGCGCCATCGCCCGGTTCACGCCGTCGGCCGTGCTCTTCGTCGGCGTCGCGGGCGGCCTCTACCCCAGTGTCCGGCTCGGTGACGTGGTCGTCGCGTCGAAGGTGTACGCGTATCACGGCGGCACCGCCGAGGACGACGGCATGAAGGCCCGCCCACGCGCCTGGGACATCCCGCACGCCGCCGACCAGCTCGCCCAGCACCTCGACCGGACCGGGGAGTGGACGCGGCACCTGCCGCCCGGCGCGGACGTGCCCGCCGTGCGCTTCGCGCCGATCGCGGCCGGCGAGGTGGTGCAGGACTCGGCCACGTCCGCGCACGCCCGCTGGGTGCGGGACCACTTCAACGACGCGCTGGCGATCGAGATGGAGGGCGCCGGCGTCGTCCATGCCGCGTTCCTCAACAGCGCGCTGCCCGGCGTCGTGGTCCGCGGCATCAGCGACCGCGCGGACGGCACCAAGCAGCACACGGACGGGCAGAACTGGCAGCCCCGCGCCGCCGCGAACGCGGCCGCGTTCGCGATCGCACTCGCGGACGAGCTGGCCCGCACCGCACACGATGGACGGTCACGACACACCACGAGAACGGGGAGCACTCCGATGCTGGGAGAGAACCACAACCACGCCGGCGGCAACGCCCGGGTCGGCGTGCAGGCCGGCGTCATCCACGGCGGCGTGCACCAGTCGTTCGGCGCGTCCGCACCGGCCGACCTGGCCGGGCGGATCGACGCACTCCGCGGTCAGCTGCGGCAGGCACGCGCGGACGAACGGCTGGACGAGGAGACCTACCGGGCGGCGGAGGCGGAGCTGGCCATCGCGGCCGACACGACCGCGGAACGCGGCACGATGCTGGTCGCGCTGAAGCGACTCCGCGGCCTGGTCGTCGACCTGTCCGGCGTCGCGGCCTCGGTCGCCGCGGTCATAGCGCTGGTCCAGGGCATGGCATGA
- a CDS encoding WhiB family transcriptional regulator, whose product MSNVRRLPGPISDLWEWQRLGLCRGRDSAQFFHPDGERGSSRNRRETKAKQVCGACPVRAQCAAHALSVREPYGVWGGFSESERLRLLAVGWEDLADRRHSAVDVARLEARLGAPHKTAVPAQRRPTAA is encoded by the coding sequence ATGTCCAACGTTCGCAGACTGCCCGGTCCCATCTCCGACCTCTGGGAATGGCAGCGACTCGGCCTGTGCCGAGGACGCGACAGCGCACAGTTCTTCCACCCGGACGGCGAACGGGGCTCGTCCCGGAACCGGCGCGAGACCAAGGCCAAGCAGGTCTGCGGTGCCTGCCCGGTCCGGGCCCAGTGCGCGGCGCACGCGCTCTCCGTCCGCGAGCCGTACGGCGTCTGGGGCGGCTTCAGCGAGTCCGAGCGCCTGCGCCTGCTGGCCGTCGGCTGGGAGGACCTCGCCGACCGCCGGCACAGCGCGGTCGACGTGGCGCGCCTGGAGGCCCGCCTCGGCGCGCCTCACAAGACCGCCGTCCCGGCGCAGCGCAGGCCCACCGCGGCCTGA
- a CDS encoding NUDIX hydrolase encodes MPTDEWEPPAVLLTVDLVILTLRDAALRLLLIERGVEPFRDAFALPGGFLGHLGEGIEAAARRELAEEAGLGDRSLHLEQLGVYGEPGRDPRGRVVSVAYLAISPRLPDPVAGTDAAGASWHPVDAVLAGEVPLAFDHHRVVSDGVERARAKLEHSALATAFCADTFTISELQEVYEAVWGTRLDPRNFYRKVQRTEGFIVAAGPTRKTETGRPARLFRAGPRQVLHPPMVRTALTKGTDE; translated from the coding sequence ATGCCGACCGATGAATGGGAACCGCCGGCCGTGCTGCTCACCGTCGACCTGGTGATCCTCACCCTGCGCGACGCGGCGCTGCGGCTGCTGCTGATCGAGCGTGGCGTCGAGCCGTTCCGGGACGCCTTCGCGCTCCCCGGCGGTTTTCTCGGCCACCTCGGCGAGGGCATCGAGGCGGCCGCACGGCGCGAGCTCGCCGAGGAGGCCGGGCTCGGCGACCGCTCCCTGCACCTGGAGCAGCTGGGTGTCTACGGCGAGCCCGGCCGCGACCCCCGCGGGCGCGTGGTCTCCGTGGCCTACCTGGCCATCTCACCCCGCCTGCCGGACCCGGTCGCCGGCACGGACGCGGCCGGGGCGAGCTGGCACCCGGTCGACGCCGTCCTGGCCGGCGAGGTCCCGCTCGCGTTCGACCACCACCGCGTCGTCTCCGACGGCGTCGAGCGGGCCCGGGCGAAGCTCGAGCACTCCGCGCTCGCCACCGCGTTCTGCGCGGACACGTTCACGATCTCCGAGCTCCAGGAGGTCTACGAGGCCGTCTGGGGCACCCGCCTCGACCCGCGCAACTTCTACCGGAAGGTCCAGCGCACCGAGGGCTTCATCGTCGCGGCCGGCCCCACCCGGAAGACCGAGACCGGCCGCCCCGCCCGGCTGTTCCGCGCCGGTCCCCGCCAGGTGCTCCACCCACCCATGGTCCGCACCGCCCTCACGAAGGGAACCGACGAATGA
- a CDS encoding molybdopterin-dependent oxidoreductase: MRAGTARWGAVAGVASAATGLGVAELVAVLTGPRSAPVVAVGGVVVDHVPAAVKDAAIALFGVHDKTALIAGTMLLLAAAAAGVGALAVRSLAYAVGGTAAFGLIGVAAALTRPGANAAWALPSLAAVAGALAAGWFLLRQIPAGSTATPGSMATPGSTAAPGSTAAPGIATATTAAPDASVAGGPAGGGGRGAPGRVDPEARRRFLRTAGLVVAGAAVAGYAGRWLSTRLSVSEVRATVTLPPPADAAPALPSRLDPVPDVATYVTKNEDFYRIDTALSVPQVDPESWSLRIHGRVERELTITWADLLKRPMVERYVTLACVSNEVGGDLIGNARWLGVPVRDLLEEAGPLAGADQVVSRSVDGWTCGTPTEVLRDGRDALLAIGMNGEPLPVEHGFPVRMVVPGLYGYVSACKWITEIELTSFADFDAYWVPRGWSARGPIKTQSRIDTPRRKATAGTVTVAGVAWAQHVGVAKVEVSVDDGPWAAATLHGSVSDDTWCQWTFPWAATPGEHRLRVRATDATGAVQTEAEAPVAPDGATGWHTVKVEVTAP; encoded by the coding sequence GTGCGCGCGGGTACGGCCCGGTGGGGTGCGGTGGCCGGAGTGGCGTCGGCCGCGACCGGGCTGGGCGTGGCGGAGCTGGTGGCGGTGCTGACCGGGCCGCGCTCGGCGCCGGTGGTGGCGGTCGGCGGCGTGGTGGTCGACCACGTGCCGGCCGCGGTGAAGGACGCGGCGATCGCGCTGTTCGGCGTGCACGACAAGACCGCGCTGATCGCGGGCACCATGCTGCTGCTCGCGGCCGCGGCGGCCGGCGTGGGCGCGCTGGCGGTCCGGTCCCTGGCCTACGCGGTCGGCGGGACCGCGGCGTTCGGCCTGATCGGGGTGGCGGCGGCGCTGACCCGGCCGGGCGCGAACGCGGCGTGGGCGCTGCCGTCGCTGGCCGCGGTGGCGGGCGCGCTCGCGGCCGGCTGGTTCCTGCTGCGCCAGATCCCGGCGGGCTCGACGGCCACGCCGGGTTCGATGGCCACACCGGGTTCGACGGCCGCGCCGGGTTCGACGGCCGCGCCGGGTATAGCGACCGCGACGACGGCCGCGCCGGATGCCTCGGTCGCGGGCGGGCCGGCCGGGGGCGGCGGGCGGGGTGCGCCGGGCCGGGTCGATCCGGAGGCGCGGCGGCGGTTTCTCCGGACGGCGGGACTGGTCGTGGCCGGTGCGGCGGTGGCGGGCTATGCCGGGCGGTGGCTGTCGACGCGGCTGAGCGTGTCGGAGGTGCGTGCGACCGTGACGTTGCCGCCGCCGGCCGACGCGGCGCCGGCGCTGCCGAGCCGCCTCGATCCGGTGCCCGACGTCGCCACCTACGTCACGAAAAACGAGGACTTCTACCGGATCGACACCGCGCTGAGCGTGCCGCAGGTCGATCCGGAGAGCTGGTCGCTGCGGATCCACGGCCGGGTCGAGCGGGAGCTCACGATCACCTGGGCCGACCTGCTCAAACGCCCGATGGTCGAGCGTTACGTCACGCTCGCCTGCGTGTCGAACGAGGTCGGCGGGGACCTGATCGGCAACGCGCGCTGGCTCGGCGTACCCGTGCGGGATCTTCTCGAGGAGGCCGGTCCGCTGGCCGGCGCCGACCAGGTGGTCAGCCGCTCGGTCGACGGCTGGACCTGCGGTACGCCGACCGAGGTCCTGCGGGACGGCCGGGACGCGCTGCTCGCGATCGGCATGAACGGCGAGCCGCTGCCGGTCGAGCACGGTTTCCCGGTGCGCATGGTGGTGCCGGGGCTGTACGGCTACGTCAGCGCCTGCAAGTGGATCACCGAGATCGAGCTGACGAGCTTCGCCGACTTCGACGCCTACTGGGTGCCGCGCGGCTGGTCCGCCCGGGGGCCGATCAAGACCCAGTCACGCATCGACACGCCGCGGCGGAAGGCGACGGCCGGCACGGTCACCGTGGCCGGCGTGGCCTGGGCCCAGCACGTCGGCGTCGCGAAGGTCGAGGTGAGCGTGGACGACGGGCCGTGGGCCGCCGCGACGCTGCACGGGTCGGTCTCCGACGACACCTGGTGCCAGTGGACCTTCCCGTGGGCCGCGACGCCGGGCGAGCACCGGCTCCGGGTGCGGGCCACGGACGCGACCGGCGCGGTGCAGACCGAGGCCGAGGCGCCGGTCGCACCGGACGGCGCCACCGGTTGGCACACCGTGAAGGTCGAGGTCACAGCCCCGTAG
- a CDS encoding helix-turn-helix transcriptional regulator: MRTVLVCVRTPLAAQAVATTAARLGVAGAVRTAVTEPEAMLRLAERPADVVLADTAVTRPDSVGFTRRVLARSPGAVIVLFGAEDPRAAAATVAAGARGVIRGAEQDMVSVVAKAVLLLCLPARPPAGARPAGAGSAPAAVTGQVRATAGAVAEQGAASALGMMSGRVPTQVVPAQRGDFGDPGDGLGDLGRGGWPATRPGESDLGREPEPAARRIALTERELQVLRGMSDGKSNAEIGRELFVSEDTVKTHARRLFRKLGARDRAHAVAAGFRAGLVD; the protein is encoded by the coding sequence GTGCGTACCGTCCTCGTTTGCGTCCGGACGCCGCTGGCGGCTCAAGCCGTAGCGACCACGGCGGCCCGGCTGGGAGTGGCCGGAGCCGTCCGAACTGCGGTGACCGAGCCGGAGGCGATGCTGCGGCTGGCCGAGAGGCCGGCCGACGTGGTCCTGGCCGACACCGCGGTCACCCGGCCCGACAGCGTCGGATTTACACGGAGAGTATTGGCCAGATCCCCCGGGGCGGTGATCGTGCTCTTCGGCGCTGAAGACCCCCGTGCGGCGGCGGCCACGGTCGCCGCGGGCGCTCGCGGCGTCATCCGCGGTGCCGAGCAGGACATGGTCAGCGTGGTGGCCAAGGCGGTGCTCCTGCTCTGCCTGCCCGCCCGCCCGCCCGCCGGTGCCCGGCCGGCCGGGGCCGGTTCCGCTCCGGCGGCCGTCACCGGTCAGGTGCGTGCCACCGCCGGTGCCGTCGCCGAGCAGGGCGCCGCGTCCGCGCTCGGCATGATGTCGGGGCGGGTGCCGACCCAGGTCGTGCCCGCGCAGCGCGGTGACTTCGGGGATCCGGGCGACGGCCTGGGCGACCTCGGCCGCGGTGGCTGGCCGGCGACCCGGCCCGGGGAGAGCGATCTCGGTCGCGAGCCGGAACCGGCCGCGCGGCGGATCGCGCTCACCGAACGCGAGTTGCAGGTGTTGCGCGGCATGTCGGACGGGAAGAGCAACGCGGAGATCGGCCGCGAGCTGTTCGTCTCGGAGGACACCGTGAAGACCCATGCCCGGCGGCTCTTCCGCAAGCTCGGCGCGCGTGACCGGGCGCATGCGGTGGCTGCCGGGTTCCGCGCCGGTCTGGTGGACTGA
- a CDS encoding DUF5319 domain-containing protein yields MHDEPIDPFSGDPVDPSAGLDDLTDGDNLDPLTEAERQDVLEDLADLEIYQALLGPIGVRGLVIECEDCHEPHYFDWDLLRGNLRHLLSSGRPRVHEPAYDPDPDHYVTWEYARGYADGVHDTLTEGTDENE; encoded by the coding sequence GTGCACGACGAGCCGATCGACCCCTTCAGCGGCGACCCTGTCGACCCGTCTGCGGGCCTGGACGACCTCACCGATGGGGACAACCTGGATCCGCTGACCGAGGCTGAGCGCCAGGACGTGCTGGAAGATCTGGCCGATCTCGAGATCTACCAGGCGCTTCTGGGCCCGATCGGGGTGCGTGGCCTCGTCATCGAGTGCGAGGACTGTCACGAGCCGCACTACTTCGACTGGGACCTGCTGCGCGGAAACCTGCGCCACCTGCTCAGCTCCGGGCGCCCCCGGGTGCACGAGCCGGCCTACGACCCCGACCCGGATCACTACGTGACGTGGGAGTACGCGCGGGGTTACGCCGACGGGGTCCACGACACCCTCACCGAAGGAACCGACGAGAACGAGTGA
- the guaB gene encoding IMP dehydrogenase — translation MFIVDLSSSVEQTVPLGLTFDDVLLQPGESDLLPSQLRTVTQLTRNVTLNIPLVSSAMDTVTEARMAIAMARQGGIGVLHRNLSLEEQASQVDLVKRSESGMVTNPVTCSPDDTFAEVDKLCGRFRISGVPVADASGKLVGIVTNRDMRFVTDPATPVRDMMTKLPLITAPVGVTKEQALDLLRKHKIEKLPIVDDAGVLRGLITVKDFTKSEQFPHATKDEAGRLRVAAAIGVGEDAYKRARLLVDAGVDVLMVDTAHGHNRAVADMVRQLKKDTTIDIVGGNIATYAGAKALVEAGADAVKVGVGPGAICTTRIVAGVGVPQITAIMEAARAARPAGVPVIGDGGIQYSGDIAKALVAGADTVMLGSLLAGCEESPGDLLFINGKQFKTYRGMGSLGAMKGRGPEAKSYSKDRYFQADVTSDDKLIPEGVEGQVPYKGTVAQVSHQLVGGLRQAMFYVGAENVAELHKRGQLVRITAAGLKESHPHDIQMTVEAPNYHSR, via the coding sequence ATTTTCATCGTGGACCTTTCGTCGTCCGTAGAGCAGACCGTGCCGTTGGGGCTCACCTTTGACGACGTGCTCTTGCAGCCGGGTGAGTCGGACCTGCTGCCGAGCCAGCTGCGCACGGTCACGCAGCTCACCAGGAACGTGACGCTCAACATCCCGCTGGTCTCCAGCGCGATGGACACCGTCACCGAGGCGCGGATGGCGATCGCCATGGCCCGCCAGGGCGGCATCGGTGTGCTGCACCGCAACCTGTCGCTGGAGGAGCAGGCCAGCCAGGTCGACCTGGTCAAGCGCTCCGAGTCGGGCATGGTCACGAACCCGGTCACCTGCAGCCCGGACGACACGTTCGCCGAGGTGGACAAGCTCTGCGGCCGGTTCCGCATCTCCGGCGTCCCGGTCGCGGACGCGAGCGGCAAGCTGGTCGGCATCGTCACCAACCGCGACATGCGCTTCGTCACCGACCCGGCCACGCCGGTGCGGGACATGATGACGAAGCTGCCGCTGATCACCGCGCCGGTCGGCGTGACCAAGGAGCAGGCGCTCGACCTGCTGCGGAAGCACAAGATCGAGAAGCTGCCGATCGTCGACGACGCCGGGGTGCTGCGCGGCCTGATCACGGTCAAGGACTTCACCAAGTCCGAGCAGTTCCCGCACGCCACCAAGGACGAGGCGGGCCGGCTGCGGGTCGCGGCCGCGATCGGTGTCGGCGAGGACGCGTACAAGCGGGCGCGGCTGCTGGTCGACGCGGGCGTCGACGTGCTGATGGTGGACACCGCGCACGGTCACAACCGCGCGGTCGCCGACATGGTCCGGCAGCTGAAGAAGGACACCACGATCGACATCGTGGGCGGCAACATCGCGACCTACGCGGGCGCGAAGGCGCTGGTCGAGGCGGGCGCGGACGCGGTGAAGGTCGGTGTCGGCCCGGGCGCGATCTGCACCACCCGCATCGTCGCCGGCGTCGGCGTCCCGCAGATCACCGCGATCATGGAGGCGGCCCGGGCCGCCCGCCCGGCCGGTGTGCCGGTGATCGGTGACGGCGGCATCCAGTACTCCGGTGACATCGCCAAGGCGCTGGTGGCCGGCGCGGACACGGTGATGCTCGGCAGTCTGCTGGCCGGCTGCGAGGAGAGCCCGGGTGACCTGCTCTTCATCAACGGCAAGCAGTTCAAGACGTACCGGGGTATGGGATCGCTGGGCGCCATGAAGGGCCGGGGTCCCGAGGCCAAGTCATACTCCAAGGACCGTTACTTCCAGGCCGACGTGACCAGCGACGACAAGCTGATCCCGGAGGGCGTCGAGGGCCAGGTTCCCTACAAGGGCACGGTGGCCCAGGTGTCGCACCAGCTGGTCGGCGGTCTCCGGCAGGCGATGTTCTACGTCGGCGCGGAGAACGTGGCCGAGCTGCACAAGCGTGGGCAGCTCGTCCGGATCACCGCGGCGGGCCTCAAGGAGAGCCACCCGCACGACATCCAGATGACCGTCGAGGCCCCGAACTACCACAGTCGCTGA